CCGGACCCCAGCTGTCTTAATGCTGGACCTAGCTTACCAGGCCGAGGAAAGAACCCTCTCAGACACGCAGAGTCCAGGTAAAGACATGGCCCTTCGCTTGCCCACCACAGCTGCACCCCCCTCCTGGGAGCCAGAGCCTCTGGGGCCTATAGTCTAGACCTAGTTCCCCGGATGTTGGCTCCTCAGGAATCTAACACTTTGTCTTCTCATTTCCGAACTActtgtcctgaaaaacaaaacaaaaactgggaaCAAGAAAGCCTTTGAATGTGGGGAAGAGGAACCCCAAAACCCAACTTGCACACCGTGACACCACTCACTGACGGACTTTATTAGCTGAGCAGTGACCTTCCTAAACACCAAAGATACTCCAGACACACCCAAAAGGCCTGGAGTGGTAGAGGTCGGCAGTGGGCAGGTTGGCAATCATTTCCTGACCATAGCAGCCATCTGTACCGTGTCTCCTTCTCCAAAGGAGCTTTGATCGTTTGAGCCAAGACGGGTAAATCAAGACAACGATTGGATCTGTACCTCTAAAGGCAGGGCATACATAGGAAGAAGTCCGGCCCCAACACCTGGTTCTCAAATACACAGGATTCAGACCATTGGATACTTCCCTGGAGAAGTAATCCCCCTGCTATGAGACTGTTGCTGATAGGATGCTCAGAACCCTGaccttttaatttatttcagtCTCTGatacacacccctccccccagatcCTGAACTCATTGGACGAtgaggggaaggcagaggagaaatTTAAGCCataagctctctgcttcctcccacttTGGCAGGATACCATCTCCCTGTAGCCTCCCCAACGGCCTAAGTAGTTAGCTCGATTTGGCTGAGGTTAATCTGCCAGGGATTAGTAAATCACCCACATAAATCTTCCACTAATGCATTTACTTGGAAGCCAAGAGCTTGCCGCTTCTGAGGCCGAGGTCCCTTTCTCGGAGAAGGGCAGTCCAGCAGGGACTTGTTTATGAAATAGGGATCTGGCAACGGAGGAGCCAGTCCAGCCCAGACCTTCCCCACCGCTGCTCCTGCCCTCGGCTAGTCCTGGGCATGGGCATCGGCATCCACAGCATTCCTGGAGCAGAGCCAGTGAAATTCTTCACTTCATCTCCCTTTTCCTAAAGGAAGTACAGAGCTCACAACACCAAAGCCCCAGGGGCCGCCCTGGAAGAGTAGACTGCCTCTGGCATCAGCCAGTCAGACCTCTGTGCATCCTCTGGTCCTCTCCACGCTTAActgggggtgttttttttttcttctttagcagGGGATGCACTTCTCTTGGTACTTCACTTCTAGCTCTATTAGTAAAAGGCTCTTTTCCCCTCCCTCGGTTACCTGTGctttctcagtctcccaagttacCCTTTCTTTCCCCTCATCAAGAGGCAGCGTGTTGATCCCTCTGTCTCGCCCGACCGTTACGTGATAGTGGACAGAAGGAATCGTGGGAACAGGCTGAAAAGTATGAAGTTCCGTGCTGGAAAGTGAAGCTGCACTTTCCGGGGCTCTCAGCATAAACGGAAGCTCTGCGCTTCAACCTTCAGAACGTTAAAGTCAGACCCTAAACACATGAGGCTGTCATCTCTTTCACAGGTTGCTCTGTATCCCCAAGTGGGTATGACTGACATCCAGTTCATTGCAGCTCCATGAAGGAAGTCCtgccgctcccccccccccccccccgccagcatTATGCCTTCATGTATTGTTCATTCAGTGAACACTGAAGTGGAGACAGCTAACCACACGTCAGCATCCCTCAGTCCGAGGCTTCTGGGCTTACACACCAGATCACCTCGGCTGTGTAGGAAACTCTAGAACTGCTGACTGGGAAGACTAGGCCCCTCTGAGGTCAGCTCGTCACACCTTCGCTCTACACATTTCAACTGATGTGGAGAGAAAGCTGACAGGCTTGTAAGTTAGTGTGGGGTGGCACAGCCACCCAGGCCCTTCCCTCCTCTTGTGTGCTCTCAAGGAGCCCATCTGTCTCCGACGCCGCCGGAgcagagaagtggagggagggtcTGAGAAGTGACGAGAACTGGGTGGGGtgagcaaaaccctgtctccttcctgtctctggccTGTGAACCTACACACAGGcagggctttcttttctttaaaagaatccCAGCCTCACTTGGCCTTAGGAGCAGGTCAGCGCAAGGAGAGGAAGGGTCGTCCTCGGCACGCTGGTAGGGCGGgcggtggagggaggggagggcaggccGGGGCACTCGCCTATTGTCGGTCTGGATTGGATGCTTCCAGTCATTCGTTTCCTTTTAATTAACCCACATTCCTGGAGGAGAAATATTTATGTTGGCTCCCATAGAGGCAATCCGCAGactggaaagaaaagggaagaaagccTGTCTTAGCAAAACAATATCTCTAAAGAGCTCCAGAAGAGAAAATAGGGGGAACAAAATGCCATTAAAACAGCCTTCTACCCCCGCCGGAGTCAATGAAAACTTCATTTCACATGTTAATCCGCCACTCCGCCCGCCCTTTCTCTCCACACAACACCTTTTCCGAGAGTGTTTGGGAAAAGTCTCCACAGTCAGTACACAGCTCCCTGCGGCTCAGACTTCTCCTTGTGTTAGTTCAGGGCCCCAAGTGGGGCTCTCGCTCCagcagccgcccccccccccctttaatttAAACAAAGACTTCAGAGTTCATCAACCTCCCACTGAAATTCACAGCTGCTGAACAAACTAATCCCCTCTCCCGGCCTTTCTTCCCTTCAATGGGCTCTTGGCTTCAAAGACACTTTGGGAAAGGACTTTGCTGGGGCTCACACTGCTTCATCAATAGAAGTTAGCACAAGTATTATCTGAAGAGCAAGTGGCTTTACAAACAAATACTGCCTAACAATCCCTCCCCCCAAACACACGCATCTAGCCTGCAGACATGATGGGGTCGACAACAGGGTTAGGGCCGGTTCCCCCTGGCTCCACACCCAGGCCCTTTGTGCAGCTGAGCTCAGCCCTGAAGTGGTGTGGGGGAAACCCTGCAGCTAGCTGTCAGGCacagatgcagacagacagacagacagacagggacacacacacacacaccgagcaGTGTAGCTACATACGCTGCAAGGAAAAGCTTGCTGCCCGAGTCCATGGGTCTATGCTTTAGAAAATCattttcttgggctggagagatggctgctcttccaaagacatggattcagttcccagcacccactaggcgcctcttctggcctttgtaggcaCTAAGTACTAAACAtagaacacactcacacatgcaggctaaccactcatacacatattttttatgttcttttcctCAATATTTTATTCTTATCTCTCCCCAgacctctcctcctgccttcctataTAGTAGAGGAAGCACgacttctctgttcttgaaagGGAAGCATCAGCAAAGTAGGATCCAGAGGAGACAAGGATTGGGAAACGACTTTGGAAAGCAAGTCACTTTATTGCACTGTTTAAGAGGTCAGCATGGAAATACAGCCAGAGAAAGCAGTTCAGAGACATAGGCAGCTGAGGGAAAGAAGGGCCCTGGATCCATGAGAAGCCGGGCTCTGATTCCAGAGTCGGGCTTAAAAATCGCAGACTGGATAGTGTAAGGCCTAGGGCCAGGCTCAAGCCTGGGTGGGCAGTGTCAAAGGTCATTCTCtacagcagtgttcttaaccttcctaatgctgtgaccctttaatagagttcctcagtGTGACCCCCAGCCACAAAATTatgtcattgctactttataactgcaattttgctactgttatggattgtaatataaatatctgtgttttcccatgtcTTAGGCGATCCTTGTGAAAGGTTTGTttgaccccccaaaggggtcatgacccacaggttgagaactgctgctctacaGGCTTCTACCTCATACTCTAAACAAAGGCACTTCATTCTTCCACTGGCCACCTAATACAGCCCGCCCTGAGTAATGCTAACACACGAGATACAGCCCGCCCTGAGTAATGCTAACACACGAGATACAGCCCGCCCTGAGTAATGCTAACACATGAGGTACAGCCCACCCTGAGTAATGCTAATACATgagaagttttcattttttaaaggtcCAGTTTCCTCTCTTGATTTTGCTCAACACCCACACCCAATCCTCATGTCCATGACTTGTTGAAAAAGTGGCCATCAACCAACTCCCTGGGGCTACAATAAAATTGACCTTAAAAtatgaagacagaggcaggggggaCAGGACAGttggactccagctccagaagagaaagaacaagactCACAAGATGAGTcatggcagaggcagactgaACCGATGACAGACTCTTGACCCTCTCTGAACCGTCTGAACAGAATATCTCTGGGTGAGACATTCTGGTGCAGACCCTGTAGGACTTCCAGCTTAGGGAAAGGAAGACCGGACTCTGCGCTCCACCTCCCAGGCTGAAAGCACCCTAGGAAAGCCCAGGTGGGCAGGCACAAAGAGGGAGGAAACAGGCACTCAGCCGGTGTGGAGCCAAGCCCCAGCATGCCTAGCCGGCAGCAAGGGGAAATACTGGGAGAAATAAACACAACCTATTGAAAACCTCCCGCTCTGCACGCGGAGGTGAGCGACATCAGAAAGGCCTCCTGGAGGAAGAGGCTGCCCGGCTTAGCCCTGCAGCTTGTGAGCGATGGTGAGGACAGCCTTCAGGACAGGCATGAAGCTGGACACCTCGCTGAAGCTGCTGCAGGCCGCCACCTGGGCATGCACCGCAAGGCCCTGCTCAAAGCCGCCTGCATCCACACATCGGGCAACTTGGTGGAGCCCAGCCAGGACGTGGGGTGAGAGCTGTGGAGGGATTGACCCTGAGATTAGGTGAGGCCAGCCCAGCCCGGACCCTGACAGCAGAGAAAGGACAAGCGGGCAGGTTGCTGGCTCTgagactgggaggaagggactctGGGCCTCTCTGACTGTGGCTGGCAGTGGACAGGCGCCAGGCAGAGGCCGTCGTCAGTCAGGTACTCACCGACCCCTCACAAAGTTTTTCATATAGACATTCTAGACGTTGGGCCGCCTCCTCcagcttcctttttgttttctgcagGGAGGAAAATGGATCCTGACCCCACCCCTGAGGCTCACACTGTACAGCACTACAAACACCCCTGAGATATACCAGCTAGCACGGCTCAGTGCCATTTCCTGCATTTCACAAAGTGGAGGCCCAAAGATGGCAAGAGACTTGCCCGGGTGGCCGACACAGCTAGCCAGGGAGCTTTCTTCTGCCAACGCCCCCTTTGCTAAAGGCCTTGCCCCTGCGAATCCCCATGCTCTTTGGTCCTGCTCTTGAGAAGTGGGACTTAGACTCCAGGCCCTCCCCACTTCATTTGGACATCAAGGACGTGCAGACACAGTCAATGTGTGCGGGACAGTAAGGGAGCAGCTGGTCTCCACCCGAGGCACTAGCAGCCTTCCGAGGATGTGGGGGGCACTGGGGGGAGGGTCAGACCTACTAGGTCAGTGGCAGACAGAGAACAGCGCTGGAGAAGTGCCTCGAAGCTGTCCTTCAGGCACTGATGTTCTGGGGGCAGCTCCTTCCTTCCCGGCTTCTCAGGAGGCAGCTGCTGCAGTTGTTAATGAGGAGCAGTGAGGAAGAACTGTCCGTCTGTCCGCACGGCCTCCCTAAGGCTCAGTCACCTGTGACTCGAGGTCACGCTTCCCATCAAGGCCAagctaccccacccccactcccacccctcacccccctcctctgcaggaaGGACATCCTCAGCTCAGGCTCAAGGATTACTTCTACCTTGAGCAAGGAATCCAGTCTCTATGATCTCACTTTTCTTGCCCACACAGGACTGGAAAGCCTCCCAGGGGACTCACTGTTCTGGTCACCTGCAGgctgccttctcttggggctccGGGAGGAGACCAGCTCACACTAGAGACTTGGGGCTGTGGCGGCAGGGTCTGTCCTGGCTCAGGGCCGAGGCTCATAACTGGAGCTGTGATCGGTGCTGGAGGTATAAATGTCTCTGGCAGCTGAGGAGATGAAGAAAAGCATAGGAGTGAACTGTGAGATGCTACAGGCTCTGAGTTTGAACAAGAAACGGCGGCGAGCAGGGAACTGGGAAACAGAAAGATGtgtgcaggaggaagaggcagagactaactcagagcagggcagggctgaATAATTCTTAAAGGACTAAAGAGTGGATCACCGGGCAGGGAAAGGTGCATGACCTTTCTCCTCGGGAGCGTTTCCCAAGTGGCTGGAGCAGCTTGCCAGGCATCCTGGGGTCCTAAAGAACATAAAAAAATGGGGGTTCTAAGGACATGGTCAAGGACCTTGGAAGCGTTTAAAAGCTGGGAAAATTATTTTGGTTAGAGTTGGCCATACTTCCCTCTGTAGATCGGTCATACTCTAGCTGACAAAAGGTCTTGGCAGAAAAAAGACTCCCAAAGTAGTCGTGGGAATGGGGGAGTGAGGCAATGACCCCCAAGAAGAAGCCATGGAAAGAAGACTGACCTGGATGGGGAGTCCAGATGCCAGTGCTTGGGAGGGTCCTGGAGCATGGAGCCCCTGGCCCTCCAGGAGGGCCAGCCACAGGAAAAGTGACAGGAGAGCCTGAGGGCGGGGAGCTCAGAGGGTTGGGACCTGGTGGTcccataggagccagagggagcagcctgggagtctgaggcagcagGGGACAGCCAGGCTGCATGGCGTCTGGGGATGCCGTGGGTGGACAGGGACCGGGAAGAGGCCATGTTCCAGAGAAGCCAACCGGGTTTGCAGCGCGAGCACTCTGTCCTAAGAGCTGCGGCTGAGGTAAAGCTGAAGGAGAAGAGAAACCGGTACTTTATCATTAACTTCATCTGGGGAGAGACTCAGGCCATCACGCAGGAACAAATcagcaacacaaaaataaaagagggaGTGTGGTGTCACACCTGCGTgacacctgggaggctgagacgAGATCTTTGGAGACCAAGAGTTTGCAACCAAGCGGGagtccaaccccccccccaaaaaccaCTTGTAAACCCACACCTGATAATAACAAGGAATGATTAGCACATGCAGAGAGAAATCTACAATTTTCCAAGTACTTTTTAACTGTTGTCCTTATTTGACCCTCAAAATAATCATAGTGAATTGAAATGACTGACATCGTTACTTCGGTATACTGTCAAAATTACCAAGTCATTAaccagaggggggggggagggggacggggacgggggacggacaagagacagagggggagagatggagagagacagagagagagggagagacagagacagagagagacagagggagagagagagaatataaggGGGGATTCAGTAAAAGACACTATTAGGAATTCAGACTTCAATCTCAAAGCAATTTTCCCAAAAAAGAATTGCAAAAAgttattaaaaagacaaaacaagctGGATATAcccctgtagttccagcacttggaggtagaggcaggaaggttagtttaaggtcatccttggctacacagcaagttcgaggctagcctgggctacaagagactctgtccccaaacaaaacaatgttctCTCTAGGCATTGTCAGCATGTACTGGGGAGGCAGTATGTCTGTCTCTCCTGAGACCTTGGTACTTCACCAGAATAGACTTCCCTTACTCACCAGGGCCCAAATGCAGAGGCAGGGTTGCCTGGGGCCCAGGTACCCTGTAGTCACCTGTAGACTGTGTCTGTGAGCCCTGAGAAGGGCTGGGCTGGGAGGGTATGAAGGGCATCACTAATGATGGCTGAGCTGTGGCCCTTGGCCTTGCAGATGGAGCTGGGACCTGTGAAGAGAGAAAAAGGTCAGGGAGCTGGTGTGGTGTGGCCAATTCTTCCAACACCGGGGTCAAGCCTAAGTTCTTCAGTACAAATGCCAGATTCTCGGCCTTCTACTTCCCATCTGGTATTCCTTTATTTAACCCAATCCCAAGACCACAACCCACTGACGTTTTAGCAGTTCCTCCAAAGGCCGTTGTTTCCTCCGCTTTGCACATCTGCCCCCGTGCCTGAAACAGCCCTAAAGTGCCCCTCCCTTGTCTAAATAACGTGATCCAGAGCAGCCAAtcaaggctggtgagatggcttgttacacatggtggaaggagagaactggttcccacagtttgtcctctgacttctgcatatgcaccatggcacacacgcacgcccacatatgtacacacgcacacacacacacacacacacacacacacacactataatacaTTCACAATCAATCTCTTTTtcaggggccaggtggtggtggtacatctctttaatcccagcactaggaggcagaggcaggtggatctctgagttcaagaccagcctggtctacagagcaagttccaggacagccagggctacacagagaaaccctgtctcgaaaacaaaacaaaacaaaacaaaaccaaaaccaagcaccaccaacaacaaaaagaaatctctTTTTCAAGTTCAGTATTGTGGTGCAGGCCTAGTACTCAGTAGGAAGAAgctggtgaatctctgtgagtttaagaccagtctggtctacatagtggtggtttgaaagaaaatggcccccaaagggaatggcattattaggaggtgtggctttgttggagtaggtgtggccttgttggaggaagtgtgtcactgtgggggtgggctttgaggtctcctttgctcaagctatacTCAGTGTGGTTggtacacagttcacttcctgttgcctgtggactcagatgtaggactctcagctccttctccagcaccatgtctgcctgtcccACCAcagtgataatggactaaacctctgaactgtaagcagccaccacaatgaaatgtttttctttgtaagagttgccgtgatcatagtgtctcttcacagcaattgaaaccctgactaagacaacctTAGCTTTCCACTAGATGAACTATGTGAGGGCAAAGATTATATTTGTGTCCCTTATGTTCTAAGAGCCTAGTGTTTGTTCAATaaacagttattaaaaaataactgaATCTAGTATGGCTCTATGAAGCTATGAATTTCTATCTTGTTTTGTTTACTAAAATATTCCAATGTCTACAACCATGGCTGGTCCATAAATATGtttgaatggatgaataaatgaatgaacagacAAGCTCTCACCTGGTCAGGAGGCTGggatcccattctgtaggataaCTTCTCTTTGGGGTGGAGGGCAGTTCCTACAGCAACCcggggaaaaggaaaagggggagccTGTTGGCCCAAGACGGCGGAACCTTGGGCGTGAAAAAGCCGATCTCTCAGCTGCTGAACCGCTGGCTGGAGTTGTAATATGGAAGAGCCGTTAGAAAGCTAGAACAGGCGAGCGTCTTGCAAACAAGCTTTGGATTACTGTCTATGTTCCTCAGTAACCTGAAGAGACCCACAGTTCTCTAGTCCCTGCCAAACACTTGCATGCCCCCCACTCCTGGCTGTTCTCCCCTCTGGGAGTGCCCTACATGCCCTTCTCTTTGAAGGTCCAGTCCAACTGTTTTAAGCACTGGAAAGTCTTCCTTCACTTCTCCAGAAAAACCAGCCTCTTCCCTGACGTGCTTAGTGCAATCCTCTGTTACGACACTGGAAATTACTGATACGGTCTCTCCTAACAGACTGGGAGCTGCCTAAGGGATCTTATTTCTCCCAGGCACTACAGCATTAGTATAGTGCCTAAAACATGGATATGCTCAGTGTCAGATCAAGGAATAAGATGATTTGGTCTTTATCATGGCCACCCTCACCTGGATGCAGTCACTGGGTAGGAAGCTCATGGCAATGGCCAGGCTGCCCTGGGCTGCCAGGAGATTGGCGTACTGGGTGAGCCTGTAGACTGTGGCAGGACCTGGGCTCATCTTGTCAGAACCCTGCAGTAGTTCCAAGCTCCTGCTAAGGACCATCACCTTCTCCATCAGGTCCTGTAGGGACAAGGATGAAGGTGATCAACCTCTTCCAAGCATATCTTGCTGTGTCCAGGTGGCTCACCCAGGAACACCATACCATGGAAACGAGGGCACCTGGACACACCATGGTGAAGGCAACAGACAGTCACATGTCAGAGACATGATAGAGGAGGCCTCACTCCTAGGCTGTTAAGGCTGGGATCAATGGGCTGCATCCAGGCCTTGGGTTCTTATGCATCTCTGTCTCCTCTCGGTACTTTCTGTCCCTTCTTGATAGTATGTCGTCAACCAGACTCTGCTATACTTTCGTCTCATGAGACCCGGTCTCCTCACACGTCTGTGACTTTACCTTCTCTGCTTACCCACAGAGCACCTGATAGAGTTTAGATCCATAGCATGTTTCACAGAAACTATTAATCAAATATTAAATTGACTTGTATGATGAATCCTTGGATGGGAAAATTTTATGAAAGCTCATACCCAAGCTCGCATCCTGAGGGAATAAGGTGATCATTTCATCCTTGGGAGAAGGCATCAGACACTGAgggctctctgctcctccctaGCACCTGGAGTGGCCGGAACTCGGCAGGGAAGAGGGGAGTGGCCGGAGCTGGGCAGGGAAGAGGTACCTGCAGAGCCACGGGGCACGAGGCTGGCTGGCATTTTGCCCAGCTTTCCACCAGCCGATCCACACTTCCTGAGCACACAAAGCAGAGTCTGGCCTCAGAAGTGAGtgccctgcctccctcctgctccagccGAGTTCCCAGCACGTCTGTGGAGAGATGCAGATTTGATTGACAGCACAGCTTCCCTGCGCTGCTCTTCCTTCTCGTATTTGGAAACAAGTGGACTAGCGTGAGCTCTGACACAAGAGTGTACAATCGCTCCGTGgtgaagagcacacactgctcttctcGAGGGTGAAGGTTCAATTTCCAgagcccacacagcagctcacagctctctacaactccagttccaggaaatctattTCTGCCTTCCCCGGGGGCCAGGCATTCACATGGTTCATTCActtatatacatgcaagcaaaatactcatatacataaataaagataaaaaaagaactcttttaaagaaaagctaACTCAGACTGACCTTGCTCTCTAGAGAAAGGCAAAGAACTTGCCACAAGATGTGACACAGAGGAATAGGAGAACATGTGAGCTACTATAGTCCCTGCCTCCTGGCGAGCCCTGCCTCCCAGAGTCCCGGCTGACTCTTTGTCTCCTCCTCTATAAGTCTGTTGACGTGCTGGAGTCACACCTAccacagagctcagggaacttcTCTGGCTCTGAATATGTCAGCAGCAAAGCCAGTGCCTCTCTCCAGTTCTTCAGGCTGCAGGCACATACTAGGTCTTTCCAATTCTTCTTTACAACACAGGCTAGAAGCTGTACTgggcagaaagggaaagagaCCCTCAGCCTTCCATCCAGCACAGTCAGTCGGTGTCACACACAGGGAGGTTCCAATAAAGCCACTCATGTCAGAACACTCAACAGGGCTAGCCATGAAGTAGAGGTCCTTAGAGCAGGGACACAGGTGGGTTCTGAACACCAGTCCCAAGGCATGGATGGCCTCTGCCTGTCCAGACCCAGGtaatccccctcccttcttctcctgcATGATGGACAGTACCGGAGAGATTTTGGTTCTCCTCTTGGCCAAGTAATGTTCTTGTGTCCACCTCAGCAGCTCCGCACCCCCAGCCTGAGCCAGGATGATGGCATCAGCAAAGCGCTCTTCCCTCAGACACAGCTCCACAGCAGGCCGCAGCTCCCCCAGCAGCAGGGCCTG
The nucleotide sequence above comes from Peromyscus maniculatus bairdii isolate BWxNUB_F1_BW_parent chromosome 1, HU_Pman_BW_mat_3.1, whole genome shotgun sequence. Encoded proteins:
- the Sec31b gene encoding protein transport protein Sec31B isoform X5, whose product is MKLKELERPAVQTWSPASQYPVYLATGTSAQQLDASFSTNATLEIFEVDFRDSSLDLKHKGSLSVSSRFHKLIWGSFGNGLLENSGVIAGGGDNGMLTLYNVTHILSSGKEPLIAQRQKHTGAVRALDFNPFQGNLLASGASDSEIFIWDLNNLSVPMTPGSKSQTPPEDIKALSWNRQVQHILSSAHPSGKAVVWDLRKNEPIIKVSDHSSRMNCSGLAWHPDIATQLVLCSEDDRLPVIQLWDLRFASSPLMVLENHSRGILSMSWSQADAELLLSSAKDNQIFCWNLASSEVVYKLPTQNSWCFDVQWCPRNPPVFSAVSSDGWISLYSVMGRSWEVQHVRQADKVPEQAAPASLIPPLKKAPRWMRRPAGVSFAFGGKLVTFGLPSIPVHQMPQPCPRLVYLSQVVTDSDVLARSAVLQEALGSGNLLNYCQSKIQQASLPCEKMLWQFLKVTLERDSRLQFLRLLGFSKDEFQKKVDTCLKKDLKLGGSPRLEAVDLKSERPHPFCHQSHLSFCGQASKHTTEEASASSAFFDELVPQNMTPWEIPTTEDTDGLLSQALLLGELRPAVELCLREERFADAIILAQAGGAELLRWTQEHYLAKRRTKISPLLACVVKKNWKDLVCACSLKNWREALALLLTYSEPEKFPELCDVLGTRLEQEGGRALTSEARLCFVCSGSVDRLVESWAKCQPASCPVALQDLMEKVMVLSRSLELLQGSDKMSPGPATVYRLTQYANLLAAQGSLAIAMSFLPSDCIQPAVQQLRDRLFHAQGSAVLGQQAPPFPFPRVAVGTALHPKEKLSYRMGSQPPDQVPAPSARPRATAQPSLVMPFIPSQPSPSQGSQTQSTGDYRVPGPQATLPLHLGPALPQPQLLGQSARAANPVGFSGTWPLPGPCPPTASPDAMQPGCPLLPQTPRLLPLAPMGPPGPNPLSSPPSGSPVTFPVAGPPGGPGAPCSRTLPSTGIWTPHPGPQDAWQAAPATWETLPRRKLPETFIPPAPITAPVMSLGPEPGQTLPPQPQVSSVSWSPPGAPREGSLQVTRTQLPPEKPGRKELPPEHQCLKDSFEALLQRCSLSATDLKTKRKLEEAAQRLECLYEKLCEGSLSPHVLAGLHQVARCVDAGGFEQGLAVHAQVAACSSFSEVSSFMPVLKAVLTIAHKLQG
- the Sec31b gene encoding protein transport protein Sec31B isoform X7, giving the protein MKLKELERPAVQTWSPASQYPVYLATGTSAQQLDASFSTNATLEIFEVDFRDSSLDLKHKGSLSVSSRFHKLIWGSFGNGLLENSGVIAGGGDNGMLTLYNVTHILSSGKEPLIAQRQKHTGAVRALDFNPFQGNLLASGASDSEIFIWDLNNLSVPMTPGSKSQTPPEDIKALSWNRQVQHILSSAHPSGKAVVWDLRKNEPIIKVSDHSSRMNCSGLAWHPDIATQLVLCSEDDRLPVIQLWDLRFASSPLMVLENHSRGILSMSWSQADAELLLSSAKDNQIFCWNLASSEVVYKLPTQNSWCFDVQWCPRNPPVFSAVSSDGWISLYSVMGRSWEVQHVRQADKVPEQAAPASLIPPLKKAPRWMRRPAGVSFAFGGKLVTFGLPSIPVHQMPQPCPRLVYLSQVVTDSDVLARSAVLQEALGSGNLLNYCQSKIQQASLPCEKMLWQFLKVTLERDSRLQFLRLLGFSKDEFQKKVDTCLKKDLKLGGSPRLEAVDLKSERPHPFCHQASKHTTEEASASSAFFDELVPQNMTPWEIPTTEDTDGLLSQALLLGELRPAVELCLREERFADAIILAQAGGAELLRWTQEHYLAKRRTKISPLLACVVKKNWKDLVCACSLKNWREALALLLTYSEPEKFPELCDVLGTRLEQEGGRALTSEARLCFVCSGSVDRLVESWAKCQPASCPVALQDLMEKVMVLSRSLELLQGSDKMSPGPATVYRLTQYANLLAAQGSLAIAMSFLPSDCIQPAVQQLRDRLFHAQGSAVLGQQAPPFPFPRVAVGTALHPKEKLSYRMGSQPPDQVPAPSARPRATAQPSLVMPFIPSQPSPSQGSQTQSTGDYRVPGPQATLPLHLGPALPQPQLLGQSARAANPVGFSGTWPLPGPCPPTASPDAMQPGCPLLPQTPRLLPLAPMGPPGPNPLSSPPSGSPVTFPVAGPPGGPGAPCSRTLPSTGIWTPHPGPQDAWQAAPATWETLPRRKLPETFIPPAPITAPVMSLGPEPGQTLPPQPQVSSVSWSPPGAPREGSLQVTRTQLPPEKPGRKELPPEHQCLKDSFEALLQRCSLSATDLKTKRKLEEAAQRLECLYEKLCEGSLSPHVLAGLHQVARCVDAGGFEQGLAVHAQVAACSSFSEVSSFMPVLKAVLTIAHKLQG
- the Sec31b gene encoding protein transport protein Sec31B isoform X12; protein product: MKLKELERPAVQTWSPASQYPVYLATGTSAQQLDASFSTNATLEIFEVDFRDSSLDLKHKGSLSVSSRFHKLIWGSFGNGLLENSGVIAGGGDNGMLTLYNVTHILSSGKEPLIAQRQKHTGAVRALDFNPFQGNLLASGASDSEIFIWDLNNLSVPMTPGSKSQTPPEDIKALSWNRQVQHILSSAHPSGKAVVWDLRKNEPIIKVSDHSSRMNCSGLAWHPDIATQLVLCSEDDRLPVIQLWDLRFASSPLMVLENHSRGILSMSWSQADAELLLSSAKDNQIFCWNLASSEFGGKLVTFGLPSIPVHQMPQPCPRLVYLSQVVTDSDVLARSAVLQEALGSGNLLNYCQSKIQQASLPCEKMLWQFLKVTLERDSRLQFLRLLGFSKDEFQKKVDTCLKKDLKLGGSPRLEAVDLKSERPHPFCHQASKHTTEEASASSAFFDELVPQNMTPWEIPTTEDTDGLLSQALLLGELRPAVELCLREERFADAIILAQAGGAELLRWTQEHYLAKRRTKISPLLACVVKKNWKDLVCACSLKNWREALALLLTYSEPEKFPELCDVLGTRLEQEGGRALTSEARLCFVCSGSVDRLVESWAKCQPASCPVALQDLMEKVMVLSRSLELLQGSDKMSPGPATVYRLTQYANLLAAQGSLAIAMSFLPSDCIQPAVQQLRDRLFHAQGSAVLGQQAPPFPFPRVAVGTALHPKEKLSYRMGSQPPDQVPAPSARPRATAQPSLVMPFIPSQPSPSQGSQTQSTGDYRVPGPQATLPLHLGPALPQPQLLGQSARAANPVGFSGTWPLPGPCPPTASPDAMQPGCPLLPQTPRLLPLAPMGPPGPNPLSSPPSGSPVTFPVAGPPGGPGAPCSRTLPSTGIWTPHPGPQDAWQAAPATWETLPRRKLPETFIPPAPITAPVMSLGPEPGQTLPPQPQVSSVSWSPPGAPREGSLQVTRTQLPPEKPGRKELPPEHQCLKDSFEALLQRCSLSATDLKTKRKLEEAAQRLECLYEKLCEGSSADCLYGSQHKYFSSRNVG